Proteins from a genomic interval of Thermosipho africanus Ob7:
- a CDS encoding cob(I)yrinic acid a,c-diamide adenosyltransferase: protein MISTKQGDNGKTKLANNETVYKDDLHVEAYGTVDELNSYLGYAKHFLNKKEKEIIEDIQKDLFRVATELAKGEKFINLISKEDEEKITKLVEEYEKNVNLNSFVIPGATKESSILDICRTIARRAERRIVSLSKSENVRKELIAYINRISDLLYIIARYVEKDNIMPYSAHK, encoded by the coding sequence TGATTTCTACAAAGCAAGGTGATAATGGAAAAACAAAACTTGCAAATAACGAAACAGTATATAAAGATGATTTACATGTTGAAGCATATGGAACAGTTGATGAACTTAATTCATATTTAGGTTATGCAAAACATTTTTTAAACAAAAAAGAAAAAGAAATAATTGAAGATATTCAAAAAGATCTTTTTAGAGTTGCAACCGAACTTGCCAAAGGTGAAAAATTTATAAACCTAATTTCGAAAGAAGATGAAGAAAAAATAACAAAACTAGTAGAAGAATATGAAAAAAATGTAAATCTAAACTCTTTTGTAATACCTGGTGCAACTAAAGAAAGTAGTATTCTAGATATATGTAGAACCATTGCAAGACGTGCTGAAAGAAGAATAGTTTCACTTTCAAAAAGTGAAAATGTAAGGAAAGAATTGATAGCGTACATTAACAGAATTTCTGATTTACTCTACATAATAGCAAGATACGTTGAAAAAGATAATATTATGCCTTATTCCGCCCACAAGTAA